The following proteins come from a genomic window of Lytechinus pictus isolate F3 Inbred chromosome 1, Lp3.0, whole genome shotgun sequence:
- the LOC129253776 gene encoding alpha-tocopherol transfer protein-like has protein sequence MASYTWTMSDNLRKKAELELGETPSVRESAIQKLRERMEERKDIVFNTDSRFLIRFLRAKKFDVDRAYKSIVKYYELHVKHPDFFEKYHPTGIKHVLDDGYPYVLESTDGEGRHIVAMKTGHWDPREYPITDIALALFMVIDQLVEDEAAQINGVILLFDLEGVNISQAMCLTPSVAKKLTSIFQNCVPVRVQGIHFINESLLFDGAFTIIKPFMQEKIRKRVRLHGQNLETLHEYLLPSILPDTFGGEIIKYDSLPWRQAFLERDLRWQPSQEEGVLQKKKKGKK, from the exons ATGGCGTCATACACATGGACCATGAGTgataatttgagaaaaaaagctGAGCTTGAACTTGGAGAGACACCTAGCGTGAGGGAAAGTGCGATACAAAAGCTCAGGGAACGCATGGAAGAGCGAAAGGATATAGTATTCAATACCGATTCCAGATTTTTGATACGTTTTTTACGCGCGAAAAAGTTTGATGTAGATCGTGCCTACAAATCGATTGTAAAGTACTACGAACTTCATGTTAAACATCcggatttttttgaaaagtaccACCCAACTGGTATCAAACATGTTTTAGATGATGGCTACCCCTACGTACTGGAATCAACTGATGGTGAAGGAAGACATATAGTAGCGATGAAGACAG GTCATTGGGATCCAAGAGAATATCCTATTACTGACATCGCTCTAGCTCTCTTCATGGTGATTGATCAGCTTGTAGAAGACGAAGCTGCACAAATCAATGGTGTCATCCTTCTCTTTGATCTTGAAGGGGTCAATATATCTCAGGCTATGTGTTTGACCCCTTCAGTCGCTAAGAAACTTACTTCTATATTTCAG AACTGTGTACCAGTAAGAGTTCAGGGCATCCATTTCATCAATGAAAGTTTACTATTCGATGGAGCCTTTACGATAATCAAACCATTCATGCAAGAGAAGATCAGAAAACGG GTCAGACTACACGGTCAGAACTTGGAAACGCTCCACGAATACCTCTTACCTTCCATACTTCCAGACACCTTCGGTGGAGAGATAATCAAATATGATTCGTTACCATGGCGACAAGCCTTCTTGGAGAGGGATCTACGATGGCAACCATCACAAGAAGAGGGAGTTttacagaagaagaaaaaaggaaagaaatga